From one Cyprinus carpio isolate SPL01 chromosome B3, ASM1834038v1, whole genome shotgun sequence genomic stretch:
- the LOC109054577 gene encoding pentraxin-4-like, whose amino-acid sequence MPVTWTRRGAAAEKYKPLHQRLRRLNQQFKRFQQMAFTHLQSIAEKYNISNYIDSRFQVLSRQFERISRELCAFKETTEQSLNSLKSWTKSLQKKTKRLDLSLANLTRALRENNHLNLRQIQKQRAVLSDLSHKIQKQQSHISSLESFRNQVQHGMQDLQSSLKRHQAQITKMESQMHGLYKIISASKEGGLDPLSSIRKQQGVVLRHVQPKLKSEENRIRERLPSGPTEQPQTYNMWYVWQSTIEPTVQAEEGFFQLPLRHKIPHIQTPKEEARICNVGSMLLFPSASTENHVTFQRSFQTGVHELSICTWLKVDGKYLGTILSYATENNDNMLVLYGRNSGIRGVMNFVIGDPAYRELSLQNILDGHWHHLCIIWSSIEGRFLYYLDGHLISTGSKFQKGYEIPPGGSMILGQEQDSIGGDFDEAEAFVGRLAGFALWTRILSPGEVSGLASGKGVPRGAVLSLDDVDQMFGSVQHITCECLEHCM is encoded by the exons ATGCCTGTGACCTGGACACGGAGAGGAGCAGCAGCTGAGAAATATAAACCCTTACACCAAAGACTGAGGAGGCTGAATCAGCAG TTCAAGAGATTTCAACAGATGGCCTTTACTCATCTTCAGAGCATTGCTGAAAAGTACAACATTTCAAATTACATAGACTCGCGATTCCAAGTTTTGAGTCGGCAGTTTGAGAGGATCTCCAGAGAACTCTGTGCATTTAAGGAAACGACAGAGCAAAGCCTGAATTCCCTTAAATCCTGGACTAAGAGTCTACAGAAAAAGACCAAGAGGCTTGACTTGAGTCTGGCAAACTTGACGAGAGCTCTGAGGGAGAACAACCATCTCAACCTTAGACAAATCCAGAAGCAGAGAGCGGTGTTGTCTGACCTTTCCCACAAGATCCAGAAACAGCAAAGTCACATCAGCTCTTTGGAGTCCTTTAGGAATCAGGTTCAACATGGTATGCAGGACCTTCAGTCTTCTCTCAAAAGGCATCAGGCCCAGATAACGAAGATGGAGAGTCAGATGCATGGGTTGTACAAGATCATTTCAGCTTCAAAGGAAGGAGGTTTAGATCCCCTCAGTTCTATCAGGAAGCAACAAGGTGTGGTCCTGAGGCATGTGCAGCCTAAACTGAAGTCTGAAGAAAACAGAATAAGAGAAAGATTGCCTTCTGGGCCCACCGAACAACCACAGACATACAACATGTGGTATGTTTGGCAGAGCACCATTGAACCAACAGTTCAGGCTGAAGAGGGATTTTTTCAGCTTCCGCTTCGACACAAAATCCCACATATTCAAACCCCAAAGGAAGAAGCCAGAA TTTGCAATGTGGGTTCGATGCTTCTGTTCCCATCTGCTTCCACTGAAAATCATGTCACCTTCCAGAGAAGTTTCCAAACTGGGGTACATGAACTCTCTATCTGCACTTGGCTAAAAGTAGACGGCAAGTATCTTGGAACAATTCTTTCTTACGCCACAGAGAACAATGACAATATGCTTGTTCTCTATGGCCGGAACTCTGGCATACGGGGCGTTATGAATTTTGTGATTGGAGATCCAGCGTATCGTGAATTATCTTTACAAAATATCCTGGATGGCCACTGGCACCATTTATGCATCATCTGGTCCTCCATTGAAGGCAGGTTTTTGTACTATTTGGATGGTCATCTTATATCTACTGGATCCAAGTTCCAGAAAGGCTATGAGATCCCTCCTGGGGGCTCTATGATCCTGGGACAGGAGCAGGATTCGATTGGAGGAGACTTTGACGAAGCTGAAGCATTTGTGGGCAGACTGGCAGGCTTTGCATTGTGGACTAGGATCCTGAGCCCTGGGGAAGTTTCTGGGCTGGCCTCTGGCAAAGGGGTGCCACGAGGAGCAGTGCTCAGCCTGGATGATGTAGACCAGATGTTTGGCTCTGTTCAACATATTACCTGTGAGTGTCTGGAGCACTGCATGTAA
- the LOC109054566 gene encoding cell death-inducing p53-target protein 1-like has translation MGVYGKGNPPPYVIPVDGAKGSNVKVYHVHTPFTPPSSSVGGSGIQMESARPVQSTEAKNKFVSYESYELGRNPGMATCTSCQQQVLTNVTHKVGVYAWLMCLLFILCGFVLCCCLIPFFMKFFKDVYHTCPKCNKILHIEKKQCC, from the exons ATGGGTGTTTACGGAAAGGGAAACCCACCTCCGTATGTCATACCAG TAGATGGTGCCAAGGGCTCCAATGTCAAGGTCTACCATGTGCACACTCCATTCACCCCCCCAAGCTCATCTGTTGGAGGTTCTGGAATCCAGATGGAATCAGCCAGACCTG TTCAGTCAACGGAAgccaaaaacaaatttgtcagCTATGAATCGTATGAGCTGGGTCGCAATCCAGGAATGGCCACCTGCACAAGCTGCCAACAGCAGGTCTTAACCAATGTCACCCACAAAGTGGGAGTTTACGCCTGGTTGATGTGCTTACTCTTCATCCTGTGCGG GTTTGTTTTGTGCTGCTGTCTGATTCCTTTCTTCATGAAGTTTTTCAAAGACGTCTATCACACATGCCCGAAATGCAATAAGATCCTGCACATTGAAAAGAAGCAATGCTGTTAA